The Fusarium poae strain DAOMC 252244 chromosome 2, whole genome shotgun sequence nucleotide sequence CTTCGCGTGCTTCGAATTCTGCTCTCTCACGATCAAATGCCCGtactaacttcttcttctgtagctgcggattatcctcaagaaagcgtttataccatccttctccaactgggtgcaatggaggagttcgtgatgccctcaactcgtttgcggctgcttcaataactgactgatttgcaggaaatccacatctctcgagccacaTAACGTATGCAACGACCGCGCGCTCCTCACTTTCATCGagattccttggccttccaacgCTTGTATCACTAAAAGCCGGCTTTCCAGCGAGCTTCAGCGATCGAAGATGCCTCCCTACAGCGCTCTTGGAGGTGTGATGCTTGACGGCGGCATCCCTTATAGTGATAGGCTTTCTTCCGTTACGCTTGGGGCGGTTTTGTGATACAaggacctcccgggcggctcGTACAGCATCGTTGACGCGATACGGATACGGCATTTTATCGGctagatcaaaaaggcagcttcaTAAATGAGAGTCGACTGAATTATACGTATGTGTGTATTGGAATTCATTGGATTTGGCGGGTGATTCTAATGAAGTTCCGACAGGGCGGGGTATccggctgtcccagaattttgcccttgtcccagaattttgccgcccactctatgagtggggtctccgttaggtcgaatccacgggtagcTGGGTTTTAAATTTGCTGACTGTAGACAGAGAACAAAGATGGAGTATGCTGAGTACATAGATGACTTTGAGGACAATCAAAATAACTTTGAATGGTATATAAGAGTCCAGTTGTCTGCGGTTTGAAAGAAAGAATCATCACAGAACATTCACTGAATAACAACAACCTTTCGCTTCTTTTCATTTCCAGCATGATTCTTCATCCTATCAAATTCGCCCTTGCGGCTGCTTTAGCTTTTGGGTCTACCTCAGCGACCAAAGACATCTACGACTATGTCATCGTGGGATCGGGCCCTGGTGGTGGTTCTCTTGCGTGAGTACCTGATTCAATGAAAGTTACAGAGAGACTAACAAGTTCAAAGCGCCAATCTCGCAAAAGAGGGACACTCGGTCTTTCTGATTGAAGCTGGAGGTGATAATTCTACCAGCCTTCTTCAATCACTCCCATTGCTGTACGTCCATAATATACAATCAATGATATCCGACTAACACTCTCTTAGTGCTAGAACCGCAGCAGAGACTCCAGGCCACTCTTGGCAGTTCTTTGTCCAGCACTACGACGACTTTGAAGCAGCCCGCCGTGATCCCAAGTACACTTATATCCAGACCAACGGATCCTACTATGTTGGTCTTGATCCCCCAGAGGGAGCCAAGCCGTATGTAACAACATTCTAACACCAGTTTGCGAAACTGACCGTGATGCAGTGCCGGTTTGTACTACCCTCGTGGGTCTACACTCGGAGGTAGTGCTCAGGTTAATGCTATGAACTTTATCTGGTCCCCCGACAATGAATGGGATTACATTGCAAACCTCACCGGCGATGAGACTTGGGGACATGAGCATATGAGACGACATTTAATGAACATCGAGAACTGCACTTACGTACCTGAGGGTACCCCCGGACATGGCTTCGACGGTTACCTTATCGTAAGTAATCCTATTCTTCTATCTATTATAATACTCACATGTCCATAGAACGACCTGAGTAACGCCACTATTCAACTCGGAGAACCCAATGTCGCCAACATGTTCCAGCAAATGTTCAAGCAGACTGAAGATATCGACGTCGAATCTACTGACGAGATGAGAGAGCTCTTCCGCCGAGACATCAATGGCGCTGATCCTGACCGCTACAAGGATGGTTCTCTGTACAGCACTCCCTCAGCAATTGACCCCAGCACCGGTGCTAGAAGCGGTGCTGGTATCTACATCAACGAGGTCATCGATGCAGGACACCCCTTGACGGTCAGCTTCCACTCTCTTGCCACAAAGGTCCTCCTCAAGCAATCCCGCCACGGTGAAAAGCCCAAGGCCTTTGGTGTCGAGTACATGGTCGGTGAAGGTCTTTACTCTGCTGATGGCCGCTACGACCCTGAGCAGACTGGTGAAACAAAGAAAGTTTTTGCCAAGCACGAAGTCATTGTTTCTGGCGGTGCTTTCAACACTCCTCAGATTCTCATGCTTAGCGGCATCGGCCCACGAGAGGAACTTGAGGCTTGGGATATCCCTGTCGTGGTTGATCTTCCTGCTGTCGGTTCCAACCTTCACGATAATTACGAAGTCCCCGTTCAGATGCAGGCTGAACAGGACTGGTACACACCTGTTGAGAACTCCCCTTGCACCGGCACatacgatgatgaagacccGTGCTTCGTCGAATGGCGAGACAACGCTGCTGGACCATACGCCTCTCGCGACAGTGGCTACGGAGCTCTTTGGAAGTCCAGTCAGAGTTGGGATGAGGATTCAGACCTCATGTTCTTGAGCGGTATCGGTTTGGCTGGTCTCACTGGTTTCTATCCCGGTTACTCCAGAGGTGAACTCTCCAGCGTCGACCCCGCGTTCTGGATGCACGCCGTCGTCAAGATGCAAACCAGCAACAGTGCAGGAACTGTCCGTCTCAACTCATCAGACCCTCGTATCAGGcccaacatcaacttcaactaCTTCTCTGAGTCTGCTGAGCGCGATATTGACGCTATTGCTGAGGGTATCGCAATGCTCCGACGCGCTTTCGACGCAACTGGTATTCCCTACAAGCAGTTGAGCCCTGACCCTGAGAACGAGAGACAGGGGATCAAGGACACAGCCTTCAGTCACCACGCTTCTTCGACTTGTACTATTGGAcctgatgatggtgattctTGTGTTGATTCTAGGTTCCGTGTTCGTGGTGTTGATAAGCTGAGAGTTGTGGATGCTTCGGTTTTCCCACGAAGCCCTGGTGCTATGCCTAACGGACCTACTTGGACCATCTCTCGCAAGGCTTTTGAAACTCTTTTGGAGGATAACCATAAGAAGGACAGTTACGAGAAGCAGGACGAGAAGAAGTacgacgagaagaaggacagCGACTGGGAATGAGACTCGTGAATGGATATCGTATACTCTATAGGTTGTTTTCTTGACCGGTTGGTAGAGACGGGGACATGTTGTAAAGAATTTGGGTCTTGGTGATGAGGTAATTTGGTACAAGTATGAAATTGATAGATATCGGACATTTCcttctatatagattaaatattACTACACTCCTTTACAAATGAAACCCCCCACTCTATAAACAGATAAACAATCAAAAGTCACAACTCATCACTGAACCCATCCTTCCTTGCCCATAGTCTCTCTTGTCCAAACATCAAGCTTCTTCGCAAGCTCCTCATCCTTAGCCGCACTGCTAGCCCACCAAGGCTCGCCAAATCGATGATAGATGTCAATGTATTGTCCACTCTGCTCAGCCTTCATCTCCAGGCCGGCAGCACAGTAAATACTGTTCCATGATCCCTTATCAGCAGTCCAGAGCATTCTGAAACAGCGCAGAGCAGCAACAAGATTCAGCATGCCCTTTTCTTTCGGGTCGACTGTTGTAGCGAGGTTTGTCTCGACGAGGCCAGGATGAACAGATGTGACCCAGATCTCACCATCTTTGTTCTCGGAGCCAGGTCCGTACTTGTTGTGAAGGCTCTTTGTGTGGAGGACATTCGCAAGTTTGCTTTGGCCGTAGCGCTCCCATACACCTTGGTCCTTGAGGGTCAAGTCATCAAAGTTGATGCCCGTCTTGGGAGCGCCCAAGTGTCCTGAGGAAGTAAGGTTGACAATCCTGACACTACCAGGAGGTAGCGTCTTGGAGGTGTTTTGCATAAGAGGAATCAAATGCTCGGTAAAGACCCAGTGTGAGAGATAGTTCGTCTGCCATTGAGCTTCGTGTCCATCCTTTGTCATGTCAAAGGGTGTGGCCATGATACCGGCGTTATTGATCAAGCCATGGAGAGATGATTCAAGAGTGAGAAAGTGCTTGGCTGCTGCGACGACACTGGAGAGATTCATGAGGTCCATTTGCAATAGATCGATGTTGGCTGATGGATGTGTCTTTTTGATTTCTGCGATGGCTGTGTTGCCTTTTTCGAGGGAGCGGCAGCACATATAGACGTGGGCACCATGAGCTGCGAGATGCAAGACTGTGTAATAGCCCCTGTTGAAAAGTTAATGATGTGTTTGGAACAGAATGCAAAAGGAATTCTCACATTCCAGCGTTACCACCAGTGACGATAAAGACCTTGCCGTTGAGGCTGGGTAGGTTATCGGGATGGAAAGACATGTTGATGAGTTGAGAAGAGTGATGTAATTGAAAGGTAGAGTTGAGTTGAAGGATGATTGTGTAGAAATGTTCAAGTAAAGTGTTGATTTTGTTTGGTTTGATGAGTAGAATAATTCGAAAAGGGCAACGGCAGAGGACATATTTATATCTACATTTTCCATCCTTTGATGCCATTCTATCCTACCCATTCTTCAATTGTGAGCAACCTGCATACGATCCAACTCATCCATGTTAGTGAGCAACTTGCATATCGCGTTATCCCCAAAAGGGACAGAAGATAATCCTTGTCGAGTGAGCAGCTTGCATGACACTAAGCCTTGTGCAGTTGGTGGCTATATCCGTAACCAATAGAGTTACTCTACAGTCTGCGCCTCATGCGATCCTTCGATTGATAACTCTGACTCTGAGTGAGCAGAGTGCATACCCAAACATCTCCCCTCTTTCATCATCTACCTCATAGCCAACTTGACAAAATTGCTGTTCACGCGTCAAAAGCCACTACCATGTCATGTATACAGCTCACCCCAATGCCACAATTGGCCGAGGTTCGTGTCACTAGATTACTCCGGGTTTAATGTCTTACTCACCGGATATAGGCGATAAGCAAACAAGACGATTGGACGGGAACAAAGGATGCTGCAGCACGAAGAAGAGCACAGACGAGACTTAACATGAGAGCATACAGTGAGTGTTTAACCAGTTTGATATGTTGTAGCTAATGATAGGATAGGAAAACGCAAAGCccaagaaaaaaagaaccAATCATCGATTGTCAAGCAAGAGACAACGATTGATTTATGGGATATTAAACAAGAATTCATGTCAAGCGTCTCAGCTTCAAACGCGAAACAATTATACAACTCCAAACACCCATTAATGCCGTACAAAACAAAGAACAATCAGCACAACATCATCTTCCCTCTGAGTCCAGACCACCTCATAACACTCCTTCAATACAACGCCCTCCGCGCTCTAGCCGTCAACCGCAGTTTGATATCAGGGATCCTCTTTACTCCTCTCGAATGCGACCAAGAGATTACCCATGTAATTCCATACCCTTCAAACCCAGAGTTCGTCCCCGCCGCTCTTCTTCCAACCCTTCTCCAACAGACAGTGCCACACGGAGACTGGATTGATATGTTTCCATCTCCAGAAGGACGAGACAACTTGATTCGTGCTATGGGTAcctttgatgaagatgacctGTGGGCGGATTGTATTGGAGGTTTGTATGAAGGGTATCCCGATGACGAAATGGAGAAACGCGGTATGATTGCTTGGTCGCCGCCGTGGGATATTTCAGGATGGGAGATGTCGCAAGGGTTCGTTGAGAAATGGGGTTGGTTGTTTAAAGGCGTGTCGGGACCTATGGAGGCGACGAATAGATGGCGTGTTGAAAGAGGTGAGGAGCCTCTTGTTGAGAGATTGGCTGAATTGCAGCTGTAGATGATGACTTGCCGATACACTGCCAATCTTTGAAGAAAGTGCGTTGATAGTTTGGTGTCAAGTTGAAGAATGTTTTCTACCCAGAGTCCAGTCAAGTACACGGCTACTTGGTCAAACTCTGATGTAATGTGGTTAGCAACAAGATGATAGTCTCTCAGATCATGCTTCTTGGAAATCCACAATATTAAACATACTTGAAGCTAATGGCCCTGGTAGTTGGAATGTTTGACTGCTCGATGCCACCACGAAAGTTGATCAGTGGCCAAAAATGGTGCTGAGGTCTGTCCATCCTTGCTCATATCCTCCCTCCCTGTGAAAACGTCTTGTTGACGTCGCTGATATGCAGTTGACTCGACTACCCaacgaagcttctttttatcCGACCTAGATAGAGCTACATAGAGCCTTTCGTCAGACCTCTGCCCATGCAAACAAAACGTATGCCGGATTTGCGGGCAAGTCCAGAGAGCGAAGGGGAGGCACAGAGCATCCTGACGGTAGTTAAACCACGTCCGTGGGCCTCTCGAAGTTGCAAAGGTGAGCTCATAGCCGTGATTTATCAGTTCCTCTCTAGACTCTTTACACGTGTGTAAAAGTGCAGGTATCTGTGTAATACTGCCGAGGAGGTCGCTCTGAGAATCATAATTCCATAGCTGCTTGGTCCAGATGCTGCCTGGTTGAGACCTTCCTCTCTTACAGTATCCCCTCAGCCACTCATCGTAAGGAATCGTGACCAGTCCAAGACTCACGGCGCGGGGCGGTGTAGCGAGAAGATAGATCTGGATGCGTATCTCTGGAGGGAGCTTTCCGAAGCATTCGAAGGTTTGGCAAGCCATGTTGGCATTTGTAAGTGGCGTTCAGTGTGTGGTAAGAAAGAAAATCAAATAAAACCCAAGGTCGGGTACTGCCTACTTATATGGTCTTGTTTAAGTTACTGATCAAAACTCTACACCAAGTAGCCTTGGCTGATTGATCGGAGCCCTATAGAAGAAGCCTTTTCTTTGACTTTACACAAAACTGTGAACGAAAGAGGTTTGTGCAAATCAAGGAAATACCTCCTTCTCCAAGGTCCCGATCGATTAGCCTAAGCCACTTGGCCAAACTCTGACGTGATGTTGTTAGCAGCAAGACAATAGGTAGTAATTCCAACCGATATGGAGTTGGTGACGGAGAGTGAAGCGGTAACAGCTCAAATTTGAAATCTAGCACATCTATTCTAGCACTTGGGCTCGGGTTTTGATTTGTAGAGGATGAGTTTGATGCGGTGTCTTTTGAATTCTCTGGAATGGGACATCATATATGATGACAGCCCCGTCTAGTTGGATGCTAAATCTCTATAAATATCCTTAGGAGAGGTTCGTCTTGTGTGTGAAAAGGCCTTGCCAGGAGAAACAGCACTTTCATATCGGCTACGCAGAGCGGGCGAGCCGTGATGACATTGTCTAAACGTCGTCTTTATAGCAGTCTCGTCGTGAAATCGGTTTATCCAGAATTAGGGTCCAGCATCGTGAGGTTCCAGAAATATTGCATCTCATAGTCCTCCCATATCTCCCACATTTTTGGATACACAAAGGTATCAGATATGCATCCAGAGGTAGCTCGTGTGTACACTCCATTTGGACTTCTTATTAGTAGCCAGAAATGGTGCCGGCCCCCCCACCAATTGCAAAAGCCTCCCCCCGTTTCGAAGACATATTGTGAACAGTCACTTCGGTCCACGACCCAACGCACCCTCTTCTTGTCTATGTCCAACAAATAACAATTGGAGCCTTCTCCATACCGGTAGAGCGGTGTTGGAGGCTCATTGAGCGACTGAGGATAGACTCTAGGAAAAGGGTTCCCAACATGTCCAGCAAGGTACAGAGCCTCTCGACGGTAATCGAACCACGTCAGTGGAACGCTTGACTCTGACCCAAATGTGAGCTCATAACCATGCCTTACCAGTTCACACCTCGACTCTCTACATGTGTGCAACAGTGCAGGGATCTTGGTAAAACTGTAAGTGTAGTCTTGGTACTTTGGGTCAGGTCCCATACTCTTGTACTCTTGCGAAGACTCAACGTAGCGAATTCTTGGTTTTTGGAGTAATACTACACGAGGTGGTGTAGCCAAGAGATAGATTCGGATTCGTAGCTCTTTCGGGAGCGACGTAAAGGAGTGGAAAGTTGGATCCTTTTTGGGTTCTACATGATCGACCTTGTTTCGTAGCTCTAAAAGGAGCTTCCCAAAGGCGGTGGTATTTTGATCCATGATGGTGTTGACCAGTATGATTGATGTAGGAGGAAGAAACCAAAATTATGCAAGGCTAAGTGCTGCCTACCTTTATAGCTGTATTTTGTTTTTAAGTTTTTGATCAAATTTTCACAGGAGGGCTATGACAAAAACAAAGTTGAAGTCTGAGTGAAAGCATGTTTATTCAAGATCGTGCTTTAAAGTGGAGAGCTACTTATTGAAAGGCTGGTTGAATTGCACCTGTAGATGACATCCACCAGGAGCACAACACCAGTTGAAGATACGATAGCGGCCTCTATCCCCATTTTGATTGGGACGCATCGTTACCTTTACTGTCTCGTGCAAAACGGCGGGTGTATGTACCCTTTGACCACATACTTCCAGCAAGGAACTCGATCAGCAGCCAAAAATGGTGTTGGGTTCCCATCCCTGTCTATAGCATCTCCTGTATAGTTGTACACTGAAAGGTCACTTTCCTGTAAGACCCAGCGTATCCGCATCAGATCATTCGGAGAGTACGGACGATATGTTCCTGCGATAAATGAACGTGTAAAGTAACACGTCAGAGGGCAGGTGCAGGAGCCAACGCAAGACCAGGAAAACAAGGGGACGTATATGGCGTCCTGACGGTAATTGAACCATACCCGTGGACCTCTTGTCACTGTTGTAAATGTGAGCTCATAGCCGTGGTTTATCAGCTCTCCTCTGGATTCTCTGCACGTATGCAAAAGTGCTGGTATCGTGGTACAGCTGCGAAAGTAGTAGTCGTTGATTTTGTTCCACTGCTCTAGTTGAAAGGAATTTGGCCAAGCCCCATTCTTCTCCTTGTACTCACGTTCCCACTCGCAGGATGTAGTCATGGATAGTTTGAGAGTCACGGCACGAGGTGGCGTTGCTAATAGATAGATCTTGATACGTAGCTCTGGGGGAAGCTGGCCAAAGCAGGTGAATGTTTGGGCAGTCATGGTTGTTTCGAGTGAGCAAGATAGGCTGCTAGATAAGGGGCGTGGCTCGTGTGCTTGATCCTTCCGTAGGTAATCTCCAGAAAGAGTGGCTGGGTTGAGCCAGGTCTGATTCGTTCCGGTTGGGGTGGTGGAAGGAAAAGGACCAAAAGGCATTCGAGGTTGGATACTGTCTAGTTCTTATATCCAACTTTTAAACTCTTTATTCAGAATCTGGAAAGTTATTGCACTAGTCTTcaactataaatatttaagttacAGCGTAAATAGTAGAGTTGATTCTTTTCGCTATTCTAAGTGGCTCTCATACGAATTTAAACTCGAGATACCACGGATAAGGCTTTTATTCTGAAGTGACTCTCTTTCGTCCCTCGCCCTGTCTCCTCTATCTTAGCATCGACTCATTTCTTTGTTTAACGTGGTCTCTTGCTCTCCATCTTTCAGATATCTGATAGGAGGTGATACCATAGTATTGTTGTTTGAAGGACAAATGCCTAATAAGAACAAGGGCTTATACTTGGCGCGTGTTGCGCCCTTTGAGGATGGCTTCCCAGATATCAAGAAACTTAGTTACCGTGAAGTCTCTCCGTAATGACCGCACTACACGTAGGCATCAGTTTCAAAATTCGGGCGACATTGGGTGAGAACTTGCATGGTAGTAGCACCATTTCATATTCTCGCGAACACCTCCGTCACCTCCATGATCATCACGGTCACAGAGCCAGGGTCATCTGCGTAAGCAGCGACAGTGGGGAATTGGCGGATCAATATCCTCTCGTCGTCAAAAGCAAACTCCTTACTCGGAAGTCTATTTTCGAGATGCGCGCGCTTATTCCCGACTTCCGGGAGGCAGAGGCAACAAGAAAACGAACACTGGTCCCGGACCGTCTGACACTGGGCCATCTGGCTAGGCTGAAGTACAACCAGCCAATGCAAGATTGTTACCAGGACATTGCGAATGACCGCGATACGTGAATGAAGGTTAACCGACAAATTCCGGAAACGACAACAGCAGACTCTTGTTTCGGTCTTTCCGCTCGGTCTTGAGCTTTTGTGCAAGCTTGAAGAGTGTCGTGTTTCCTTTCGGGTAGCCAAATGGTTCCTTGCTCGGTGAGCTCTGGGTTCAAGGTGATGTTAAAATTGTGCCCAAGTGTACATCTATTGAGCTCAAGCGAGAAAGACAAGGCTGGCGCGTCGCATAAAGGATTCCGATGAGCCATACGACCCTGCAAAGCATGGCCCTCAAGTCGTCCAGTGCTTCAAACATGCTACAGCACAGGGGACAAGCTGTCAGATTTAAAGCCCATAAGCTGCATCTGTCGTAAGGTCTTTGCACATTCGAGACGAACCTATCATCGAGGCATCGATGGAATCTCAATGATATATGGCTTCTGGCCCTGGGTAAAGTTTGTCGCAAGACATGGGGCTTGCGGAGTTCGATAATAGACAATTCGGGTGAGCGATCAATGGGTAAAGATAGAGGGATTGAGCATTGAgctaacgtacatgataagcgggtgcaacagacaagcgagtgcaacacaacatcacaacatctcagatagaaatagcaataaaaacacaacagactattaattaagtaaaattaatcgctatattcttccatagacatagcgacaagtatctgacaggtccttgcattatgtcctgtcttgccgcacgctccacagcgcctttccttcattcgcggaggccctccttgaccaccacttctcgatggtccagccaccgcctgcgcatcaacatccgtttgatcaattacttgccttccttcctctactgtcatcacccctcctttctgtagccgggttctttttgccctccgccgccggcttagtatcttatttgcctgttcaagatcttggaccctggcctctaataaggcaaccttatgcataactatctttgttcccttggaagaagacctcaatgcttctagaattgactctggagagctacttttatgccttttgattctcttttcaagatattcaagctgagagtcggcttcaaggatagtctttggggtctttgagacccaaggggtcgaggggctaactacctcctccacaggcgttggagtccgcagctgcacatcgagcttcgagattacactttctgggtcgagaggagcaagtccggctcctctaaaggctgctttaatatttttctctgtcattgtggcctggtaggcggtgtaaaaagccggcaagaactcggttttggaa carries:
- a CDS encoding hypothetical protein (SECRETED:SignalP(1-21)~CAZy:AA3~CAZy:AA3_2) — translated: MILHPIKFALAAALAFGSTSATKDIYDYVIVGSGPGGGSLAANLAKEGHSVFLIEAGGDNSTSLLQSLPLLARTAAETPGHSWQFFVQHYDDFEAARRDPKYTYIQTNGSYYVGLDPPEGAKPAGLYYPRGSTLGGSAQVNAMNFIWSPDNEWDYIANLTGDETWGHEHMRRHLMNIENCTYVPEGTPGHGFDGYLINDLSNATIQLGEPNVANMFQQMFKQTEDIDVESTDEMRELFRRDINGADPDRYKDGSLYSTPSAIDPSTGARSGAGIYINEVIDAGHPLTVSFHSLATKVLLKQSRHGEKPKAFGVEYMVGEGLYSADGRYDPEQTGETKKVFAKHEVIVSGGAFNTPQILMLSGIGPREELEAWDIPVVVDLPAVGSNLHDNYEVPVQMQAEQDWYTPVENSPCTGTYDDEDPCFVEWRDNAAGPYASRDSGYGALWKSSQSWDEDSDLMFLSGIGLAGLTGFYPGYSRGELSSVDPAFWMHAVVKMQTSNSAGTVRLNSSDPRIRPNINFNYFSESAERDIDAIAEGIAMLRRAFDATGIPYKQLSPDPENERQGIKDTAFSHHASSTCTIGPDDGDSCVDSRFRVRGVDKLRVVDASVFPRSPGAMPNGPTWTISRKAFETLLEDNHKKDSYEKQDEKKYDEKKDSDWE